From the Candidatus Amarolinea dominans genome, one window contains:
- a CDS encoding anaerobic glycerol-3-phosphate dehydrogenase subunit C: MHTISWHSVGESLDECIKCNICTSYCPVAAVTDQFHGPKYSGPQAQRFRENGQPHSPDHSVDYCSGCRVCNEVCPTGVRIAEINARARAQMVAEHGIPLRNRLLGRNEMLGKVGSYAPALANLAMHNPFSRFMAEKVMGIARQAPLPHWSTEGTFGDWMKRTAGQRLASDKKVVYFHGCATMYYEPFIGKAAVLVFEHHGYEVIVPPQNCCGLPMLSNGEFKAARGLHEHNVGYLADYAAQGYPVVGTSTSCTLTLKEEAPELLDMQDAASEQLKMGTWDIFEWLIELADKGELRTDFKNIEMVLPYHAPCQYRAHRVGKPAFEILEMIPGLDVRDSHAPCCGIAGTYGYKVEKYQIGMDVGEELFRFVREQGEEATITACDSETCRWQLEHGTHKPSRHPIEVLAAAYGLYDLEKRRPLHE, from the coding sequence ATGCACACGATTTCCTGGCACTCGGTCGGCGAATCGCTCGACGAGTGTATCAAATGTAACATCTGTACGAGCTACTGCCCGGTGGCCGCGGTGACCGATCAGTTCCACGGCCCCAAGTATTCCGGGCCGCAGGCGCAGCGCTTCCGCGAGAACGGCCAGCCCCACTCGCCCGATCATTCGGTGGACTACTGCTCCGGCTGCCGCGTCTGCAATGAGGTTTGCCCCACCGGCGTGCGCATTGCCGAGATCAACGCCCGCGCCCGCGCGCAGATGGTGGCCGAACACGGCATCCCCTTGCGCAATCGTCTCCTGGGCCGCAACGAGATGTTGGGCAAGGTGGGCAGCTACGCGCCGGCCCTGGCCAACCTGGCGATGCACAACCCCTTCAGCCGCTTCATGGCCGAGAAGGTGATGGGCATCGCGCGCCAGGCGCCGCTGCCGCATTGGAGCACGGAGGGCACCTTCGGCGACTGGATGAAGCGCACCGCCGGCCAGCGCCTGGCCTCAGACAAGAAGGTGGTCTACTTCCACGGCTGCGCCACGATGTACTACGAGCCGTTCATCGGCAAGGCGGCCGTCCTGGTCTTCGAGCATCATGGCTACGAGGTGATCGTGCCGCCGCAGAACTGCTGCGGCCTGCCGATGCTGAGCAACGGCGAATTCAAGGCGGCGCGCGGCCTTCACGAGCACAACGTCGGTTACCTGGCCGACTACGCCGCCCAGGGCTACCCCGTCGTGGGCACCAGCACCAGTTGCACCTTGACTCTCAAAGAAGAGGCGCCCGAACTGCTGGACATGCAGGACGCAGCCAGCGAACAGCTCAAGATGGGCACCTGGGACATCTTCGAGTGGCTGATCGAACTGGCCGACAAGGGCGAGCTGAGAACCGATTTCAAGAATATCGAGATGGTCTTACCGTATCACGCGCCTTGCCAATATCGGGCGCACCGCGTGGGCAAGCCGGCCTTCGAGATCCTTGAGATGATCCCCGGCCTGGATGTGCGTGACAGCCACGCCCCCTGCTGTGGCATCGCCGGCACCTATGGCTACAAGGTGGAGAAATATCAGATCGGCATGGATGTGGGCGAAGAGCTGTTCCGCTTCGTGCGCGAGCAGGGCGAGGAGGCCACCATCACCGCCTGCGACTCCGAAACGTGCCGCTGGCAGTTGGAGCATGGCACCCACAAGCCCAGCCGCCATCCGATCGAAGTTCTGGCCGCTGCGTATGGGTTGTACGACCTGGAGAAACGCCGGCCGCTGCATGAGTAG